The genomic segment AAAAATTTGAAATTAAATTTCGATTTTATAAAAAATTCATATTTGCAATAAAAAAAATCAACTAATAAATTTAGTTGATTTTTTTTATTGCTAGTTTTTAGTCATTCAACCGCCACAGTTTTTAGGATGAAAACTACCCAAAATTCCCCTTCCAATAACAAATGTTACTTTTTTCCCATTAACTAAATGTTCTGCAAATGGGAATTTTATTTCAGCCATATCCATATTATTGTCTTCTAAATAGTCAATTTTTTGATAATTTTGTTCTCTTTCTTCTTGCTTACAATCTCTGTTTTCTTGTGCTTTTAATATATAAACAATTAAAATACAACTTAAAGGCATTCTTTTATCTAGATACGTCTTACAAGATGCAGAAGGTAATATAAAACTTTCAATTAATGAAAACAAAAATGTTGAGATAACAAACAAATATTAACATTAGTTATACTAAATTAATAAGTTTCAGTAATTAATAGTAAGAGATTGTAATCTTAGTAACATGAATCTATAATAATAAATGAATCTGAAAAAATAGTTAAATCTCGACATAAATATATGGGGGATTTTTTAATGAATGGGATGGGATAATATGAATGATAAGATAGCATAATTTATAAATTCAGTTAAAAAGAAGTATATATGAGGAGGAAATAAATTATGTCTTATTTATTTTTATTAGTAGCGATTGTTCTTGAATTAGTAGGCACAGCATTTATAAAGTATTCTAAAGGATTTACTGTGCTTTTACCTACAGTTTCATGTATTGCAATATATATCATCTGCTTTTTTTGCTTTTCAAAAGCTTTATTAAAGCTTAATCTTGGTATTGCTTATGCAACCTGGTGTGGAGCAGGAATCGTAGCTTCCACATTGATGTCCATATTTATTTTTAAGGAAACCATTAGTGCAATTGGAGTTATTGGTATAATACTTATTATTGCAGGTTGCATAATTCTTAATATTTTTGGAACGGTTCATTAAATTAGGATATCGCACTATTAATGATATAATTAACATAAATTAGCGTAACAAAATAGTAATTATGTACAGGGGATGAGAAAACTATGACTTATAAATTGAAAGAACTAACAATAAGAATGAATAATTCTAAAGAAGGAACAAAAATAATTAATGAAATTTGGGAAGATGTTGCGAGTGGAAAACTACCAATTCTTTTTGATACAGATCATAGATTTCTAAAAGGCATTTCTCCAGTTTCAAAATACAGTAACTATTCTAATGATCAAAATGGAGATTATGATTATACCATAATGGCTGTAACAGTTGACTTTTTTCAAGAAATAGAAAGAAAAGTGAGTGAAGGCTTGTATAAAAAATATGATGAAAAAGATGATACTGGAGAAATAGATGTATGTTCAAAAAAGGCATGGAAAAAGGTATTGAGTGAACAAAAAGCAGGAAATATAAACAGAGCCTTTACCAAGGATTATGAAAGCACTGTTCCTGGTGAATATACGAAAGATGGAAAAGCACATTGTTATTTATATATTGCTATTAAGTAGAATAAAAAATGAAGGTATAAAAACAATGCATAGCTTATAAATTTTAATTTATAGCTTTGAAGTAATATGATTTTAACTCAAGTTATGCCATATCATTTATTATTTACTATTAAACTTAAAATGTTTATTGCAAACACCGTATTATTCACAAATTGAATTTTGCGGTGTTTGTACGTACAAATTCTAATATTCAGTGAAAAAAGAAATTTAAACAATAAATATAGAACAACTTGTGAAATAGAAATCCGGTAGTGGGGTACGGCAACCATTCATGTAAAAACGGGGCACTTCCCATATTATGTAATATTAAAAGTTTTTTTATTAACTTAAAACTGCCACTTCTTGTAAAAACCATTTTAATAGATAATTTTTAAAATTTACTTTAGATAATAGTGACATATGATATATACTGATATACTTTACTTGTAAGTTAATTCTCAATTGTAAAAAAATGAAGTAAATTTATTTATATAATAATATAAAAAGACCTATTGACACTCCCTTTAGAGGATACTGTAATCTTAATTTACAAGGAAAGGAGATGTGGATATGTTTCGAATAGGCGAATTTTCCAAACTTACGAAAACTACAGTAAAAGCATTAAGGTATTATGATGAAATTGATTTATTAAAACCTGAATTTGTGGATGAGGAAACAAACTATCGTTTTTATACAACGAAACAATTAGTACAACTTCACAAAATTCAGTCTTTTCGCCAAATTGGTCTATCAATTGATGAAATCAAGCTGATTATATCTGGACACTGCATAGAATTAATTTTGGAAAAACGAAAAAGTGAAATTGAAGATACTATCGCTGAAAGTAATGCACAGCTCTCTCGAATTGAATTTATATTACAAGGGAAAGAGGATGAGTTAATTATGAATTATCAAGCAATTTTAAAAGAATTACCAGAGTGTATCGTCTATTCAAAGAGGATGACAGTGCCAAGTTATGACTCATATTTTGAACTCATACCGGCAATTGGAGAAGAAATTACTACGGCAAATCCTGAATTAAAATGTACTGTTCCTGCGTATTGTTTCATCAAGTATCTTGACAATGAATACAAAGATAAAGATATTAACATTGAATTCTGCGAAGCAGTAGAAAAAATGGGTAAAGAAACTGGCGATATTAAATTTAGTAAGATTGAAAGTGTATCTGCAGTTTCCGTTATGCACAAGGGAGCATATGCTGGACTTGCAAAGGCATATGCATTTGCTTTTAAGTGGAGTGAAGATAATGGATATGTAATTGTTGACAGTCCACGAGAAAACTATATCGATGGTATTTGGAATAAAGAAAACGAAGATGAATGGCTTACCGAGTTACAAATACCTTTGATAAAAAAATAATCTGAATTTGCATTTATGTCACAACATTATTGTATTGTTTATCAACAAGGGTAGAAATGCCCTTGTTTTATTTTTTTGTAATAGCACCACAAACGACCGTTTATAGTATTGTTTTTAAAAAGTTAATTATTTCATCAACTGACTGAGTATAATTTAAAAAGTAGTGTCCATCCAAATCTAAGGTAATATGTTCAATACTATTTTTATTCTTACTATTACTCCCTTCAAATAGATATTTGTTTTGCGTTTATATAATTATTAAGATATTTTTAATTAAATATTAATGGATAATTACTATTGTAATAGTAAACTAAAAAATGGATAGTGATTCAATAATTACATTATATTTAAGTATAAATCAATTAGAATAATAAAAAATGTTATGGGGGGGTATATATGGAAAATAAGGAATCAAAGCAACAATTACTAACAACTTGCTTGCTGGTAGTGTATTTGCTGATATTAACTTGGATTATAATATTTAAAATGCAATTTTCAATTCAAGAATTAGACTATTTGAGAAGTGTTAACTTAATTCCATTTCAAGAATCAGTAATAGTGAATAACAGGATTGAATTCTCAGAAATATATGATAACATACTTGTATTTGTTCCATTTGGACTTTATGTTAGTATGTTGAAAAACCATTGGTCTTTTTTAAAGAAAGTTGCGCCAATAGCAGGTGTAAGTTTACTTTATGAAGTATTACAGTTTATATTCGCAATAGGTGCATCAGATATAACTGATCTTATAGGAAATACTCTTGGAGGAATAATTGGAATTGCAATTTATTTTGTTTTTCGTAGATTATTAAAAACAAATTTTAAAATAAATAAAATCCTTAATATTTTTGCATTGATTGGGACAATTTGTGTGGCTATATTGTTAGCACTTTTAGTTAGTTAATTCTTAATCATTACATTGTCAAAAGAAATGATTAATTTACGGTATTGTTATTGTATAATATGTAAATATTTCGAACTAATTAAGAAAATTGATCTTTGAAAATTGAATAATACGGTGCTATAAAAATATGTTATAATAAACTCATAATTGTATTATTATATGAGTTTATAGTTTTTTACTAAGCGATAAATTTAGAATTTGATGAGGTGACTTTTTTATATGAAAAGATATATTGCATTTTTAAGGGGCATCAATATAAGTGGCAAAAATAAGATTCCAATGGCTGGATTAAAGGCAGGTTTTGAAGAACTTGGTTTTTTAGAAGTTAAGACATATCTGAACAGCGGCAATGTCATCTTTTCAAGTGATGAGGATTACAAAGAAGATTTTTCTGGTCAGCTTGAAACAATGATAAAAGACAGGTTTGATTTGGAAATACCGATTTTTGTCATATTAAAAGAAGAACTGGAAGATATATTATATAATGCTCCTGACTGGTGGGGAAATGAAAACAAGGAAATATACGATAATCTGATTTTTATAATGTTGCCGACAACATTTACTGATGTATTTAGTGAAATAGGAGAGCCTAAAGAAGAATTTGAAAAGATAAAGAACTACAAAAAAGCAGTATTCTGGTCTTTTAGTCGAAAGGATTATCAAAAGACAAATTGGTGGTCGAAGACAGCTAAGGCAAACATTAGTAGCAAGCTGACAATCAGAACGGCAAACACAGTTAGAAAGATAGTTGAGATGTAATAAAGTTGCAAATACCAGTTTATCGAGTAAGTTAAAGAACTAATTTTAAAATATTACCAAGATAAAATTAAATATAACTTAAAAAGAATACCGTATTATTCAAAAAAGAATATACGGTATTTTTAGTGCACAATCCTAAAATTAAGTGAAAAAAGAAAAGGTTATAGAAAATCTTAATTAAAATGTAAAAAGTTGTATAACCCTACATAATATTGTATTATATAATAGAAATGAATGTATATAAAAAACAAGCCCCCATAGTGTATTTTGAGCCTCGCAAACTTAGATACATAATAGGGAGCACGCATTTAGTGAATCACTCACTTATTATTTAATTGTTTTATATGACATAAATTGTACAAT from the Clostridium cagae genome contains:
- a CDS encoding DMT family transporter translates to MSYLFLLVAIVLELVGTAFIKYSKGFTVLLPTVSCIAIYIICFFCFSKALLKLNLGIAYATWCGAGIVASTLMSIFIFKETISAIGVIGIILIIAGCIILNIFGTVH
- a CDS encoding AraC family transcriptional regulator — translated: MTYKLKELTIRMNNSKEGTKIINEIWEDVASGKLPILFDTDHRFLKGISPVSKYSNYSNDQNGDYDYTIMAVTVDFFQEIERKVSEGLYKKYDEKDDTGEIDVCSKKAWKKVLSEQKAGNINRAFTKDYESTVPGEYTKDGKAHCYLYIAIK
- a CDS encoding MerR family transcriptional regulator encodes the protein MFRIGEFSKLTKTTVKALRYYDEIDLLKPEFVDEETNYRFYTTKQLVQLHKIQSFRQIGLSIDEIKLIISGHCIELILEKRKSEIEDTIAESNAQLSRIEFILQGKEDELIMNYQAILKELPECIVYSKRMTVPSYDSYFELIPAIGEEITTANPELKCTVPAYCFIKYLDNEYKDKDINIEFCEAVEKMGKETGDIKFSKIESVSAVSVMHKGAYAGLAKAYAFAFKWSEDNGYVIVDSPRENYIDGIWNKENEDEWLTELQIPLIKK
- a CDS encoding VanZ family protein, giving the protein MENKESKQQLLTTCLLVVYLLILTWIIIFKMQFSIQELDYLRSVNLIPFQESVIVNNRIEFSEIYDNILVFVPFGLYVSMLKNHWSFLKKVAPIAGVSLLYEVLQFIFAIGASDITDLIGNTLGGIIGIAIYFVFRRLLKTNFKINKILNIFALIGTICVAILLALLVS
- a CDS encoding DUF1697 domain-containing protein; the protein is MKRYIAFLRGINISGKNKIPMAGLKAGFEELGFLEVKTYLNSGNVIFSSDEDYKEDFSGQLETMIKDRFDLEIPIFVILKEELEDILYNAPDWWGNENKEIYDNLIFIMLPTTFTDVFSEIGEPKEEFEKIKNYKKAVFWSFSRKDYQKTNWWSKTAKANISSKLTIRTANTVRKIVEM